The DNA segment AAAGGATCTGATCTATGAGCCTTTGATAGGTCGCCCCGGTGTTTTTCAAGCAAAAGGGCATGACCTTATAGCAGTAATTGGCGACCTCAGCCATAAAAGTTGTCTTACTCTTGTCCTTCGGGCGCATATGGATCTGATTATACCTCGAAAATGCATCTAGAAAACTTAACAGATGACATCCTGAGGCGTTGTCTACCAAGGAGTTTATGCTCGGTAgagggtaagaatccttgggacaAGCCTTATTTAAATCAGTAAAGTCAACACACAACATCCACTTCCCATTTTCCTTTTACACCAATACAACAttcgccaaccactcagggtattggatctccctgatgtggccagtaACAAAGAGTTTCAGAGTTTCTTCTTGGATAACAAGGCGTTTCACTTTATTGAATTTCCTTCGTCTCTGGACCACAGGCTTGACCTTTTCATCCATGGTAAGTCAGTGGCATAAAAAATTGGATTTATTCTAGGCATGTCCACAGACGACCATGCGAAAGCGTTCATATTCTTCGAGATGATGTCGACTATTTTATTCTCTAACTTTTTGCCCCCACAAGGTGCCCAACCTGAATTTCTTCCCCTTTACCTCCCTCTCCAGCAGGCCCAGGTCGTCTTTCATCATTGATGTCTGCCTCTGCTATCCATCCAGGCTCTCCTACCTAGATGGTGACTGCGTAGATTCCCATATGATTTTTCAAATTGCTCTCATAGCATTTCCGGGCCATCTTCTGGTCAACCTTTATTGTAATTATTCCTCCTTCTGACgagggcaacttcatcttcatgtgagtGGTTGAGGCTACTGCACCCAACCTATTCAAGGAGGGTCGCCCCAAAAGCAGGTAATATGCTGAAGATATATTGACAACGATGTACTTGATAGTAATCGTTGTGGCTGGGTTTTCATATGAAAAGGTTATCCTCAGCTCAACGTATCCTCgtacctccacctggtctctTGCAAAGCCGACCAGACAACCATCATAAGGCCTTAGCTGATCAGAGGATATTTGTAAATTTGTAAATGTTTCCCAGAACATCACATCGctcgagcttccttggtcgatcAGGACTCTGTGCACTTTTCGCCCTACCTTGACAACAGATATCACCACTGGATCATCCTCATAAGGAAACATGTCTTTCAGGTTGGAACTTGTTAAGGAGAGGGAGGGCTTtgttgttagaattaatggcctTAAACgaaagggggtgaattgtttaagaaagatttttgtaaacttttaagcttagaatgaaaattcttcaaaagaaccttgattaaggattcagttcttccaaaacaaacagcaaaagcacaaagctggaaaaacaatcggttgttttagcgaaacaatcggttgtttataccagttccaaaatatcaaaactgaattaaagagatagggatagaaattgtacacagttgtttatactggttcactccaaacaagagctacatccagtcttctcagaaaccctgaggataaccactaagcaatcaccacttgatcacttacaccacaaccaagagaatgaccttgaacacctcaagaaacacactctccttggccaacactaagattgctgatcttgaacacctcaagaacacacagccaatctcagcaaaacacacacacgaattgttcagtagtttacaaagattacacttgttacagatgaatatctgaaatcaatacaagtagaatcctattccagcaccttgatcaatctctcaactcttaagcaatctcagaacttctttgaaaaactcttagttgTTGTTCTTaaactttgtctcaagattcttaaaccttaaaaaaagtttttcagaatatattcaagaatatattttgttatcaaatctttaACAAACtcttcattgcatttaaaatagattggtcaacgcatttaatgactggagcgtattcagttaaagcatttaaagctcaatcaaagaaaacagtttttctgttatggtttcaaaacaaacaatcgattgtttcttcgaatcaatcggttgttttgttacttaacagatttcaccattcaaaaacagttttcaaactttctcaaaacacctaagtgtaaacaatcggttgtttcgacaaaacaatcggttgtttcgacaaaacaatcggttgtttcaacttagtttgaaaaacattttgctttgataaagattgagatgctactttcttgagatttaatctaagggtggattacaacattaaactaccccagaacaaagcttaaatcAGCACAGCAACAcacagcaaagcagaggcttcaacatcctccaaaggatttggattcttcaaagcattgaacaccacttggttcaacatttgTAGGGCGTCCATACCTCCATATATTCAGGGACATCACCGCTTGCGCATATCGTTTGCGTTTGAAGGTCGAGTTCCCACCTCTAGAGAatcctcctgcaatggtgttcAAATCCCCATGGATTGGAGTTTCATGTGTTTGATCCACGGTCATAGCTTCTCCTTTTGGTTCCTCCTGGTTGGCCTCGAGATATTCCTTCAAGAAACCCCATTTGACTAAACTAGCCAGTTGGTAACTTGGGGTTATGCATCGTTCGACGTTATGCCCAAATGCCCTGTGAAAGTCGTATCAAGCATCTCTATGTGATCCCAAGAATCGATCTGTCTTTTGGGGAATTTTTAGCTTATCTGCTACCCCTGGCATGCTTAAGAGCTCTTTACAGGATACTCGGAATCTAGGTCTGATCTTCGTCTCCTCCCTGGCCTTTATCTTAGGTTCATCCTTCTTGGCGACATACGGGACATACCTTGAATCCGTTCTCTTCTTTGTGGATGCTTCATTGCTCTTGATGGAACGATCTCAATTATTTTCCTTGTGCCTGGGCTACTTCAACCGGGAGTTTCCATTTCTCCTGAGCACGGCCTCTTCATCCTTGATATAGGCGGTAGCTCGTTCATGCACCTCGGATAACATCTCTGCCGGATTCCTAATTAGTGAATCACTAAATGGGCTTGCTATCATCCCTTGTACGAAAGCAGGGACCACCATCTCTTCATCCTGAGTTCAGAGTCTTACTGAGACTGCACCAAATCTATTCAAGTATCCTTTGAGAGATTCCTCTTCGCTCTATCTGACATTGAATAGATCACACAATGGTGGAGGATTGACCTTATTAGTAGAAAACTACTTTGTAAACATTACAGAGAACTGAGGGAAAGAGGTTATGTGTCCATCCGGGATCCCACTAAACCATTGCAGGGTTGTCCCTGTGAAGGTACTCATAAGCATCTTACATCGAATTGCATCAGCCCCCCAAAGATGATCATTTGATCCCTAAACGCCTTTAGATGACTTTCAGGATCTTCTACACCAGAGAGAACGGCTTGGGGTCATCCCTCGATGACAAATCTGGGGAACGTTCCCAGGCGGGACATCGACCCTGTCGGTGCAAGTTCCTCCGCAGTTCCTCGTTGATCTTGCGCAACTCCAAATTGGCTTGTGCATGCTCCTCCGTAGTTATTCGAGAGACCTCAATCTCTGCCATAAGGTGAGCCTGAAGGCTTCTGCTCGTATCCAGTTCCAACATCGATTATGACTTTTTTTTGAAGTGATAATTGATTATGATTTAATTGTGGAGTAAGGTTAGATGTTAGTGGTAATTTGGTTAGTAGCTAGTGGTGGTTGTCTGGTTAGTAGTTGGTGGTGATGGTCTAGTTAGTAGCTGGTGTGATGTGGTTTTGTTAGTGATGGTGTGGTAAgtataaatatcaataataaaattataattataatataaaaaataaatataattatttttaataaaaataaatttatataataataatattaatgttttcGCTAGTTGACCTCGGTCGGACTAGATGGTGAGCTTCGCTTGATTTGTCTTCAATGGATGTTCCAAAATGTTGTTACTTCGTGACAGAAGGGGTCTCTACCATTTAATCACACTCTGCCGATCAAGTCAAtgagagcattcaaactataaaatttGTTTCAGTCTAAAGTATTTAGAAAATAGCGTACCTTTACCTGGGGTCTTAAACTCCTTTTATGACATTCATTCAACGATTTTCATCAACCAGAATATTAtttcaacaacaagaatataatctcaacaacaagaatataatttcaatGGTAAAACATTATGTTAACGTGCATATTTATTTTCAGGTGTTATGTCACATCATTCCTAATAgcttttatttgtatttaaaaaatatatacacttTAACTAATTCAATTATtccttatgttatttttattttaattatcttttacgCATAGGTAACCAAACGTCTAGACCGACCTCGTAACGTGTCATTGGACCCATACCTGCCCCAGACCGAGCTAGGTGTAACTTTATCTAACCAAGCTTACGACGCTTAAGTACTTGGGTCGAGGACCCGAGTATATCTAGCgagtataattaatttaaaaaataaatataaaaattatttatatttaacgtAATAAGTATTTGTTGATGaaactttttataattataaatatttaataactttgtatatatcaataatcttaaataatttatattttttaattaaaatatttgtagaaACTATATTTTAGTCTCGAtagattttatatataaataaatagtatctatttaattttaattattttttatgaaaataataaaattgtaattttatatttttattaattaaattttgtacGTTTATACTTTagatataattttgttttaatttattaaaatttatcatattttttacatatttgtaaatgtttttacaattatgaatatcaaaattttacaattattCAATGGTACCAAAAATAAtgtacaaaattttaattaactaaaatctacacaaaaaaatacctcttattttatttttttaattatttttaaagacaaagttaaatttgtaaatttacatttgtaatattttaaaaaattaaatcccTTACACCCCATaccatcactcacaaacttcaataattGTTTTCTAACAATCAAGTCTAACATATCCCAATCCAAACAATCTTattttcttcacacttttcTCCCATATTCTCACACATTTACTCTTTCAAATTCTCACACATTCATTCCCAAATTCAAACACAACCTAAAGCTATGAGAAGACTTGTTTTTTATGCTTTTCTTTTTAGAATATTTGTCAAATACATGTTAtgtctttctatttttttcttctactttACATTGTAACATGTTACAACAAGGTTTTGTGGTTCATTGAATTTTtgcatatatataaaattaaggaCAAATACAACTTACACGTGTTCGGGGTCCGATCCAAGCATTTATGCATATTTTTTTGGCCCGATTAGTTTAAGAAGGTAAATACTTAAGGCAGCCCAAAACAATAACATGTCCAATTATTTGTTAAGAAGTCGACTCAAATGgctagaaaaatatattaaaacaacgAAATAAATAACTGAATCAGTTAGACATGGATATTTACTTTAAATTCGATGAAAATAAACTATTAGAGATAATGCTCTGCctaaaaattttatattaacagAATATATTTATGGTTGTTAACTCCTAAAAAGAGGATCTACAAGTATTATAAAAGGGCCTTGAGACCTTGAACAAAGGTAAGTGTTATTCCATAAACTATACACTATACTCATATCtatatgctctcactgacttgatcgtcagagtctTATTAACAGGTGGAGCTCCCCTCACTGCAAATTTTAAGCATCTCAAAGCAGCAAGAAAAAAGGAAGGCCTAGGATCCACCTTCAAGACCCGATCCAGGTCAGCcagcgagaacatttggcgtccaCCGTGGGGTAGGAGATACATACTACAAAGATTAAACACTTTGACAAATTTGCCATAACTCATGCGTCGAGAATGACGAATGGTTATGTCGATGTCCTATTGTAGCTCACTAGTAAAAGGCATTACAACACAAATTCCCACTAATTCTTTAAAAGCCCAAACACAAAACACCGAGTAACTTGACACAATAAGGAACACTAGACAAGAAGTGCAAGTACCTAAAGGTGACGAGGTCCTAACTTTGCAACAAATAATGGAGACCATGAGGGTTCTCCAACAGGAAAATGAAGAATATCAACGAAGCAGGAGCGAATTCGGGAAGAAGCCCGAACCAAGCAAGAGCGGCTACAAGAAGAAGCTTGAGCTTATCAAGATCGTCTACGAAAGGAAATGCAACTCAGTCAAGCGTGTCTCATGGAGGAAATAGAGCCCTTTAAGAGAACCATGGAAGAGCACGCCCAAGCCAACGAGGAGTTATGCAAAGCCAACGAGGAATTGCGGAGAAACATTAACAAACATGGTCGACGTCACGTTCGGGCACGTTCCCCGTACATATCCTCAAGGGATGACCTCAAACCATTCTCGCAACAAATCATCGAAAAATCAATATTGCCCTACTACATCACACCTAAGATGACCCCTTTTCTGGCATGGAAGATTCATAGAGCCACCTAAAAGCATTTAGGGCTATAATGATCATCTTGGGTGGGTCAGACGCCATCCGATGTAAGATGCTCATGGGCATGTTTACAGGAACCGCTCTTCAATGGTTCAATGGGATCCCTAATGATCATATCACCTCTTTCTCATAGTTCTCTAGGATATTCAAGGAGCAGTTCTTAGTTAATAAAGGTGCCCCCCCACGATTGCCCGATCTCTTTGATGTCAGACAAAGGCAAGGAGAGTTGCTCAAGGATTACCTAAACTGTTTATGCCCAGTCTCGGTAAGACTTCAAACTCCAAATGAGGAAATGGTGGTCGCCACTTTCGTCAAATGGATGGCAACGAGGCCTTTTTGTGACTCGTTAATCGAAAACAGGTCAGACTCGTTATCCGAGGGAACAAGCAGCAGCCCATATCGAGGCagaagaagccatactcaagaAGAATGACGGTTCGCAATCAAAGTAGTCGAGGTACAAAGAGAGTGAGGGTGAACGCCCCTCGAAGAGAGCAGACGTGTCTAACCAGAGGTATGTCCCGTACATCGCAAAAAAGGACGAGACAAAGAGTCAGATTAACGAAGAAAATATACTCAAACCGAGGTTCTGAGTGTCCTACAAGGTATTTATAGCCAAGGACGACGTGGTAGATAAGCTACATTTTCCAAATAAAACAGATCGATTGTTGGGATCACGAAAAGATgactggtgtgagttccacaggGCACAACGTCATAATGTTGAACGATGCCTAACCCTAACTTATCAACTCTCAAAACTGGTCAAAGAGGGGTTCTTAACTAAGTACATCGAGAATGGTCTAGAGGAACCAAATGGGGAAGCTGCACCCCAAGAAAAAAGCCATGAAGCTTCGGTTCTTGGTGATCTGAATACCATCGCAGGAGTTTTCTCTGAAAGAGGCAGCTCGACGTCCAACCGAAAATGCTATTCCCAAGCTATGATGTCCCAGGACACAAAGAAGCCCGAACAATCCTCAGCTCCCTCCCTCTGTTTCACATCGACTGACTCGAAAGACGTGTTCCCCCATGAAGATGACCTTGTGGTGATATCAATCATCACTATAGGACGGAATGTACATAAAGTCCTcattgatcaaggaagctcgaccGACGTAATGTTCTGGGAAACGTTTGAGGGCTTACAAATATCCCCCGATTAGTTGAGGCCTTACAACGATTGCCTTGTTGGTTTCGTAGGGGACTAGGTGGAAGTACGAGGGTATGTCGAGTTGAGGACAACCTTCTCTAACGAAAACACAACAAGGACAATCATGGTAAAGTACATCGTTGTTAATACCCCCTCTGCTTATAACTTGCTTTTAGGGAAACCTTCATTAAATAGGTTGGGCGCGGTAGCCTCAACCtcccatatgaagatgaagtttccCTCACCCGAAGGAAAGATAATAACAATGAAAGTACATCAAAAAATGGCTTGCAAGTGTTACGAGAACAGTCTGAGAAACCGTAAGGGCACCTACACAATTATCACCCAAATGGGAGGACCAATTTTGGAAGTAGAGGCCGACCCCCACGAAGAAAGGCAACCCGGACCTGCTGGGGAAGTTTGGGAATTAGAGGTAAACGGTAAAAAATTCAAGCCCAGAGCTTCactttgcaaggaactaaaggaTAAAATTGTCGAAGTCTTTTCAAAAAACATGAATGCATT comes from the Phaseolus vulgaris cultivar G19833 chromosome 8, P. vulgaris v2.0, whole genome shotgun sequence genome and includes:
- the LOC137824740 gene encoding uncharacterized protein; the encoded protein is MFPYEDDPVVISVVKVGRKVHRVLIDQGSSSDVMFWETFTNLQISSDQLRPYDGCLVGFARDQVEVRGYVELRITFSYENPATTITIKYIVVNISSAYYLLLGRPSLNRLGAVASTTHMKMKLPSSEGGIITIKVDQKMARKCYESNLKNHMGIYAVTI